One stretch of Eupeodes corollae chromosome 2, idEupCoro1.1, whole genome shotgun sequence DNA includes these proteins:
- the LOC129948605 gene encoding alpha-tubulin N-acetyltransferase 1 isoform X3: MVEFRFDIKPLFPQPIVKITSNLLPHTFRGDRRMALDTTSKMSEIIDTLGELSATSQKLSKAVTTSQRLRMSDNQKIYLLADVGAGHNGAVIGLLKVGTKSLYLFDESGETKKVDDAPCILDFYIHESRQRAGLGKDLFEAMLAEENWAPIKLSIDRPSEKLLGFLKKHYGLEKTIPQSNNFVLYEGFFGSPTTENNNQQHANGLHITDSPNTALFGPHFIGDDNKKRIRQLDASSPSAQVTQISPVGRYAAPRPSCSMAEIIHSSKKPSTGEAGRIS; encoded by the exons ATGGTGGAATTCAGATTTGATATAAAACCCTTATTCCCTCAGCCAATTGTGAAAATTACTTCAAACCTGTTGCCACACACTTTTCGAGGTGACCGACGCATGGCGTT ggatACAACCTCAAAGATGTCAGAGATAATTGATACACTTGGTGAACTGTCGGCAACCTCACAAAAATTATCCAAAGCGGTCACTACTTCTCAGAGGCTTAGAATGTCTGataaccaaaaaatatatttactcgCCGATGTTGGTGCAGGTCACAa TGGTGCGGTTATTGGACTTCTAAAGGTTGGTACAAAATCGCTTTATTTATTTGACGAATCCGGTGAAACGAAGAAAGTCGATGATGCCCCATGTATACTTGATTTTTACATCCATGAATCGCGTCAAAGAGCCGGTTTGGGCAAGGATTTATTTGAAGCTATGCTAGCTGAAGAAAATTGGGCTCCAATTAAACTTTCAATCGATCGACCATCGGAGAAGCTTTTGGGTTTCTTAAAGAAACACTATGGACTAGAAAAAACTATTCCACAGTcgaataattttgttctttatgAAGGATTTTTTGGTTCTCCAACCACCGAGAATAATAATCAGCAACATGCAAACGGATTACATATTACCGACAG TCCTAACACTGCATTATTTGGACCACATTTCATTGGTGATGATAACAAGAAGAGGATAAGGCAACTAGATGCATCATCGCCCAGCGCACAAGTAACACAAATATCACCAGTTGGACGTTATGCGGCACCTCGTCCATCTTGCAGCATGGCTGAG
- the LOC129948605 gene encoding alpha-tubulin N-acetyltransferase 1 isoform X2: MVEFRFDIKPLFPQPIVKITSNLLPHTFRGDRRMALDTTSKMSEIIDTLGELSATSQKLSKAVTTSQRLRMSDNQKIYLLADVGAGHNGAVIGLLKVGTKSLYLFDESGETKKVDDAPCILDFYIHESRQRAGLGKDLFEAMLAEENWAPIKLSIDRPSEKLLGFLKKHYGLEKTIPQSNNFVLYEGFFGSPTTENNNQQHANGLHITDSPNTALFGPHFIGDDNKKRIRQLDASSPSAQVTQISPVGRYAAPRPSCSMAEIIHSSKKPSTGEAGSSSVNKYYQNLML, encoded by the exons ATGGTGGAATTCAGATTTGATATAAAACCCTTATTCCCTCAGCCAATTGTGAAAATTACTTCAAACCTGTTGCCACACACTTTTCGAGGTGACCGACGCATGGCGTT ggatACAACCTCAAAGATGTCAGAGATAATTGATACACTTGGTGAACTGTCGGCAACCTCACAAAAATTATCCAAAGCGGTCACTACTTCTCAGAGGCTTAGAATGTCTGataaccaaaaaatatatttactcgCCGATGTTGGTGCAGGTCACAa TGGTGCGGTTATTGGACTTCTAAAGGTTGGTACAAAATCGCTTTATTTATTTGACGAATCCGGTGAAACGAAGAAAGTCGATGATGCCCCATGTATACTTGATTTTTACATCCATGAATCGCGTCAAAGAGCCGGTTTGGGCAAGGATTTATTTGAAGCTATGCTAGCTGAAGAAAATTGGGCTCCAATTAAACTTTCAATCGATCGACCATCGGAGAAGCTTTTGGGTTTCTTAAAGAAACACTATGGACTAGAAAAAACTATTCCACAGTcgaataattttgttctttatgAAGGATTTTTTGGTTCTCCAACCACCGAGAATAATAATCAGCAACATGCAAACGGATTACATATTACCGACAG TCCTAACACTGCATTATTTGGACCACATTTCATTGGTGATGATAACAAGAAGAGGATAAGGCAACTAGATGCATCATCGCCCAGCGCACAAGTAACACAAATATCACCAGTTGGACGTTATGCGGCACCTCGTCCATCTTGCAGCATGGCTGAG